A window from Hyalangium ruber encodes these proteins:
- the groL gene encoding chaperonin GroEL (60 kDa chaperone family; promotes refolding of misfolded polypeptides especially under stressful conditions; forms two stacked rings of heptamers to form a barrel-shaped 14mer; ends can be capped by GroES; misfolded proteins enter the barrel where they are refolded when GroES binds), with the protein MAAKEIFFHQSAREAILRGVRILSDAVAVTLGPKGRNVVIEKSFGSPTVTKDGVTVAKEIDLENKFENMGAQMVKEVASKTSDKAGDGTTTATVLARAIYEEGLKLVAAGHNPMDLKRGIDKAVETVVAELKKLSKPTTDKKAIAQVGTISANGDENIGTIIADAMEKVGKEGVITVEEAKGLETTLDVVEGMQFDRGYVSPYFVTNRERMEVVMEDPYILISEKKVSSMQDMIPILEQVARSGKPLLIIADEVEGEALATLVVNKIRGVLNVAAVKAPGFGDRRKEMLKDIATLTGGMVVSEDLGHKYENLTLNDLGRAKRLTIDKDNTTIVDGAGKKSDIEGRIKLIRSQIESVTSDYDREKLQERLAKLVGGVAVINVGAATETEMKEKKARVEDALHATRAAVEEGIVPGGGVAYLRTLAALDKLKLGGEQDFGVEIIKRALTEPLRKIASNAGLEGAVVINKVKDGTGAFGYNARTEVYEDLEKAGVIDPTKVERTALQNAASVASLLLTTEAMVAERPKKKAKGGAGAGGGMPDYGGDDMDY; encoded by the coding sequence ATGGCAGCGAAGGAGATTTTCTTCCACCAGTCCGCGCGCGAGGCGATTCTGCGCGGTGTTCGGATCCTGTCGGACGCGGTGGCCGTGACGCTGGGCCCCAAGGGCCGCAACGTGGTCATCGAGAAGAGCTTCGGCTCGCCCACGGTCACCAAGGACGGCGTCACCGTCGCCAAGGAGATCGATCTCGAGAACAAGTTCGAGAACATGGGCGCGCAGATGGTGAAGGAGGTTGCCAGCAAGACCTCCGACAAGGCCGGTGACGGCACCACCACCGCCACGGTGCTTGCCCGCGCCATCTACGAGGAGGGCCTCAAGCTCGTAGCCGCCGGCCACAACCCGATGGACCTCAAGCGCGGCATCGACAAGGCCGTCGAGACCGTCGTGGCCGAGCTCAAGAAGCTGTCCAAGCCCACCACCGACAAGAAGGCCATCGCCCAGGTGGGCACCATCTCCGCCAACGGCGACGAGAACATCGGCACCATCATCGCCGACGCCATGGAGAAGGTGGGCAAGGAGGGCGTCATCACCGTCGAGGAGGCCAAGGGCCTGGAGACCACCCTCGACGTGGTGGAGGGCATGCAGTTCGACCGCGGCTACGTCTCGCCGTACTTCGTGACGAACCGCGAGCGCATGGAAGTGGTGATGGAGGACCCCTACATCCTCATCAGCGAGAAGAAGGTCTCGTCGATGCAGGACATGATCCCCATCCTCGAGCAGGTGGCGCGCTCGGGTAAGCCGCTGCTCATCATCGCCGACGAGGTGGAGGGCGAGGCCCTGGCCACCCTGGTGGTGAACAAGATCCGCGGCGTGCTCAACGTGGCCGCGGTGAAGGCGCCGGGCTTCGGCGACCGCCGCAAGGAGATGCTCAAGGACATCGCCACCCTCACCGGCGGCATGGTGGTCAGCGAGGACCTGGGCCACAAGTACGAGAACCTCACCCTCAATGACCTCGGCCGCGCCAAGCGCCTCACGATCGACAAGGACAACACCACGATCGTCGACGGCGCCGGCAAGAAGAGCGACATCGAGGGCCGCATCAAGCTCATCCGCTCGCAGATCGAGTCGGTCACCAGCGACTACGATCGCGAGAAGCTCCAGGAGCGCCTGGCCAAGCTCGTGGGCGGCGTGGCCGTCATCAACGTGGGCGCCGCCACCGAGACCGAGATGAAGGAGAAGAAGGCTCGCGTGGAGGACGCGCTGCACGCTACCCGCGCGGCCGTGGAGGAGGGCATCGTCCCCGGCGGCGGCGTGGCCTACCTGCGCACCCTGGCCGCGCTGGACAAGCTGAAGCTCGGCGGCGAGCAGGACTTCGGCGTGGAGATCATCAAGCGGGCCCTCACCGAGCCGCTCCGGAAGATCGCCAGCAACGCGGGCCTCGAGGGCGCCGTGGTCATCAACAAGGTCAAGGACGGCACCGGCGCGTTCGGCTACAACGCCCGCACCGAGGTCTACGAGGATCTGGAGAAGGCCGGCGTCATCGACCCGACGAAGGTGGAGCGCACCGCGCTGCAGAACGCGGCCTCCGTCGCCTCGCTGCTGCTGACCACCGAGGCCATGGTGGCCGAGCGCCCGAAGAAGAAGGCCAAGGGCGGCGCTGGCGCCGGCGGCGGCATGCCGGACTACGGCGGCGACGACATGGACTACTGA
- a CDS encoding response regulator: protein MNILVVDDDWNLCTGLSHFLERQGYTVYSAADALQALDVLEREPIGLVITDYLMPHVDGIRFTEMLKADERFKSIPVLLITASVDGTVTDQGMRKGVALTLQKPVDMSQLLNLVRFAE, encoded by the coding sequence GTGAACATCCTCGTCGTCGATGATGATTGGAACCTGTGTACTGGCCTCTCCCACTTCCTGGAGCGGCAGGGGTACACGGTCTACTCCGCGGCAGATGCCCTGCAGGCCCTGGACGTGTTGGAGCGCGAACCCATCGGCCTCGTCATCACCGACTACCTCATGCCCCACGTGGACGGCATCCGCTTCACCGAGATGCTCAAGGCCGACGAGCGCTTCAAGTCGATTCCCGTGCTCCTCATCACCGCCTCCGTTGACGGCACCGTCACCGACCAGGGCATGCGCAAAGGTGTGGCCCTGACCCTGCAGAAGCCCGTGGACATGAGCCAACTGCTCAACCTCGTGCGCTTCGCCGAGTAG
- a CDS encoding metallopeptidase family protein, translating to MGKLMGKRAGPGDWEARLEAVANAFESEDFSGALEQVEALLTQAPALAEALHYKAAALVELERFEDAAQAYQQALHTSPDDLELLMSAADFLVCRMGEDREAVEDGLGLCVRGRKLAQRADDVELVYEFLLLEGMGLNQLGECAQALASLDAALEHMPRSVDALVERGIALFELCRFAEAQGAFERVLKDAPDEAWAHHYLGLMAERRGDAREAKKRFAKAQTLVPEEFPPPVELSEEEFDRALEAAVKALPEHVKGYLDNVTISVEDIPSDDDLMSQSPALSPCILGVFRGTPVGERSVTNAYDHFPASIVLYQKNLERFAKTREELIEQIGITVMHEVGHLVGLDEDDLWERGLD from the coding sequence ATGGGGAAGCTGATGGGGAAGCGAGCCGGGCCGGGGGACTGGGAAGCGCGGCTGGAGGCGGTGGCGAATGCCTTCGAGTCGGAGGACTTCTCCGGGGCCCTGGAGCAGGTAGAGGCGCTGCTGACGCAGGCACCCGCGCTGGCGGAGGCGCTGCACTACAAGGCCGCGGCCCTGGTGGAGCTGGAGCGTTTCGAGGACGCGGCGCAGGCCTATCAGCAGGCGCTGCACACCAGCCCGGACGATCTGGAGCTCCTCATGAGCGCGGCGGACTTCCTCGTCTGTCGGATGGGCGAGGACCGCGAGGCGGTGGAGGACGGGCTCGGGCTGTGCGTGCGAGGCCGGAAGCTGGCGCAGCGCGCGGACGATGTGGAGCTGGTGTACGAATTCCTCCTCCTGGAGGGCATGGGGCTGAACCAGCTGGGCGAGTGTGCGCAGGCCCTCGCGAGCCTGGACGCGGCGCTGGAGCACATGCCGCGCTCGGTGGACGCGCTGGTGGAGCGGGGAATCGCCCTGTTCGAGCTGTGCCGCTTCGCGGAGGCGCAAGGCGCGTTCGAGCGGGTGCTGAAGGACGCGCCGGACGAAGCGTGGGCGCACCACTACCTGGGGCTGATGGCGGAGCGGCGCGGGGATGCGCGCGAGGCGAAGAAGCGGTTCGCGAAGGCGCAGACGCTGGTGCCGGAGGAGTTCCCTCCGCCGGTGGAGCTGTCGGAGGAGGAGTTCGACCGGGCGCTGGAGGCGGCGGTGAAGGCGCTGCCCGAGCACGTGAAGGGCTACCTGGACAACGTCACGATCTCGGTGGAGGACATTCCGTCGGACGATGACCTGATGAGCCAGTCCCCTGCCCTGTCGCCGTGCATCCTGGGGGTGTTCCGGGGCACGCCGGTGGGCGAGCGGAGCGTGACGAACGCGTACGATCACTTCCCGGCGTCAATCGTGCTGTACCAGAAGAACCTGGAGCGCTTCGCGAAGACGCGGGAAGAGCTCATCGAGCAGATCGGCATCACCGTGATGCACGAGGTGGGGCACCTGGTGGGGCTCGACGAGGACGACCTGTGGGAGCGCGGGCTGGACTGA